The DNA sequence aataaatgtttttaactaTGAACTTCAAAGATTTGATCATCCTGTGTTCAAaactggcaggagacttgcTTAGCACCAGAAAGCAATCCTAGATAATATCTTATTCGCCTTTCAGGAAAAAAACAGTGGTATTATGTTCCTCGCTTTGttcgcattagctgaagaactccatgaaaatggCAGACCATAGTTTGAAGAAGTTCATACACAGAAGAGTGTTGTTCGAaatgaaaaaattcacttccttgaagatccagaaagtgctagagttcctatcatagcactaaaagaattAGATTGGTTCGAATTCCaaaatctgataggaaggcataaTTCTGAAGCCTatattcctccaactctcttcattattgcaggaccttatgttggaagatacttagtcaatgttcagagtgaacatcctcaagaacacaagctttggcttgttgaaaatggttttgtccataatctgtggactaaaacaaatgatgatctcaagggactgccccctattattgtcaacacagtcaagaatgttagaaaaaatgactgcatgctgagactgaagttcagatctactccacCATAATGGATACACAAAACAAATGGTGAAGTTGAGtacatttctccatatcattatgtgagaatcattcaaagaagatatcttcagccTGCCTGTGTTGCTTACAATAgccagccaaactcaagcattccatggatgaaggccatgtcaCTGGAAtatatcaagaagatcatctctgaagatacaaAGAATACGTTCCTGGCagcagaagaaaaaataattatcactgcttacgatcatcctgacatATTCAGCAGTGACCTTTTCCTATCTCTCACAAGAAcggagatagactcgacactggcatgcttacagtgggttgaaaagcttgaaacagacaaccactacaagatgtatgttgatacagatgtcgaagataatgcaacaactgctcgtatggcccaggcagataacgactcgtttgtccttggtcacaatttagaaacagacgagaacatgtgaagcaacaggtgtagaaagcaccgaaagTACTTTTGGATCTTTcccaaaagctacttttgcttttctgaAAAGAAAGGTGAAAAACACTTTCACCTAGAGGAATCTGCTTTTCTCaatccgacctccaccagcaggagcactcagaaaagcagaaaatcacggagtcgttatgtacattttgtttttttgaattctagtttgagttctgctccctatataaggagctttagcttctattgtaaggcattcaaaaatttccatatcagttctagatcagaaaattgagaaaaatcagattctcTCAAggagtaagaaagccatagtagcagtgtgctctttTCGTTCTGTCtaagtgtgaagtagtgtgcttttcTTATTCTTACAAGTatctgtaatcattcttatggatagttAAATAGCttcttagctgtttacctgggaatgaggctctgaagttttagcttgtaattatgtttatataaataaatttagTGTGTTCACCCACGTCAtcagtttttaatttatttgttaTTACTAAAAGAATTATGTCCTGCCAGTATCAGATACTACCTTTAAGTTCAGATTTTTtggttctaaatttttttttttttgcctcagcTAAGATAAAAACAAGTAGCAATGATTCCGCCCGTTAAAGTAACTGTTAGGCAGATGGCcattaggtgaaaaacttgggcatgttgaatgctagttttgtttttctcgaAAGTAtgaacatgtttttttttttttaagaaaaaagtgAATTTTGGACCCGAAAGTCAGCATAGGATACATTAGGCACTAGTTTAGAAAGAACTACCCTTAAGAGTCTTTTCCCCTAAAGATTGTGTACTTGGGTAAAATACATTCTTGTTGGACCAATTGGGCAAAATACATGGTGATTTTGGACAAACGGGCTTAACCCCTAATTTCATTGGGTTATGGTCAACACTTCTCCAATTTTAGCCACCAAAACCACTAACATGGTATGGAGTTTTCCAATAAACCTTGAAAATAGTGTGGATGGTACCTATTTTTTCAAACCACTACAtaagtctttattttaattGATGTTTAGACATGTATCgaaaaaaattgatgtttagACCTATTCCATTTCCACATCCTTAATTACTTCTGGCCACACAATTCCAACAAATTTTGAACATAAAATTTGTATTGTTAACAGGAAAATGTAGAGAAAGATGGGGCCAAAGACCAGGAACTGAACAGATTAGTGAAGGTTGCGTTATTCAGCCAAAAGTAATAGTTAATTTGTAAATAAAATTCCTTTAGGTATGCTAATGTGTGACTATATTGTACTGGACTAAATGTGGACTATTTGTTCATTgtcacattttcttttgttcaacTTCAGGTCTAACCATTCTAATAATTGAGATGGACCAAGTAGCTCAACAATAATATCTGATGGCGATGCCAAAGCAACCCATGAAGATAAACATGAATTGGACTTCAATGAATAAGAGGGATGGAAAATCTTTATAATAATATGGATACTGCATATTTAAAGTGGAACATCTAGTTTCTATAGTTACTATGTATGAAAAGTACAGAAAACAGAATTTCTACTTTGATAGTTCAATTCTATCACATTGATAGTAACCCAAAACAAAAGATGTTATCAGTGTATTCAGGGAGATGGGTGCATCCATATTCACTGCATGACCTGTGTCCTTGATTATCTCTACATTTGATTTTGGTCCCAAATACCTGTATAATTAAATCAAAGAGAACACAAGTAAAGCTAATGTTGTgtttatatttcttcttttcaaatcCCAGCTAATAAGCTGATCAAAATATGCAAGTTAATACTCACCTTTGCAGCTCATAGGCCAAGTTCACTGGGAAGACAACATCCTTGTCACCCCAAATTATTAGTGTTTCCTTCAACCCAAAATTAGAACCTTCATTTACAAGACTGAAGAGAAAGATTGCCATACAGGTATTGATATATGACTAGTTTAACCAATTACCTGAGTCAGAATGGGAAGGTTTAGGTCTGCTTTTTCCCTTAGCAAGTGCTCTGCCATCTCTAGTTTCTGCTTCCTGTTTCTCTCATAAGTCACCTATTCAATGCAACATGTAAACCTCTATAAGTTATTGGCCGAAAAAACCTCTAAGTTAATGCTATTAGGATCAATGTAATGCATGTCACATTGAAATGCAAGTGATGTATACTCTctcagtggcggagccagagtTTTATATCAACTGGGGCACTTagaaattttagaaaaaaaaaaaagaatttaaaatatatcctaaaattttaataaaaaataaaaaattaggtaAAATTATAGTAAgattaatatttttgaaaattacatattttattagtAAAATTTATTGCTTTTAGATATTAGACAATTTTTATATTATGGAGACAAtttatttttaactttaaaattATAAGCAAAAATTGTGCTAATGtccttaaaagaaaaaaaaaattgataaaactAATCTTTCTAGATTACAAGCGTGATTCAAACCTGGGACCTTGCACAATTCATGCAAGCCTTGCCACTACACCAAGTTGGTTTGTGGTGAGACTTACGGACTCTTAGTTACTTTATATTGATTTTCATatacaaaaatttaaaaaaatatatataagtggggcacgggacccactgGGTCCTCACGTGGCTTCCCCCACTCTCTTACAAGGCATTTTGAAATATTATGTTATCAAACTATACAGATCACAAGTCATCTAGATTGAGGAGTTTAACTGGTTACGATATACATGTCAAATATCTAGAAAACTTACATGGATAAACCCGCGGATGAAAACATCGGGTAGCCACCTAACAGGACTGGGTTTGTGCACCGAAAGATTCACCAAGCCCCTTAGATCATGAGCACTTTCAGGTACAAGGAGCTTCAATGCATTGCGTCCAATCTTGTTGAGCTGATCCTTTTTCTGCTCCTCTGTCATCCCTATCCCACAGCTCACAATCACAAGCCTCTCCACTGCCTGCGGATACATCTCCGCCAGCCAATATGCCACAAACCCTCCATAGCTTATAGAGTACACACCAAACCTGTCAACGCCTAGTCTTCTCAACCCTTCCGCTACACATTTCGCTTGGAACACCTCCGTCCTGTCGGACATTTTTGTGTATGACTTGCCAAAGAAGAGTAAATCGGGCACGTACAAATTAAAAGTCCGGGACAGTGAGCCGACTTGGTGCATGAATTGCCACTTGGAATTGCCACCATACCCGTGAAGCATCAGTAGATCAGGCTTGTCAGATCTTCTAGGATTGCAAGCCCAAAAATGCATGGTGGTTTGTTCATCTAATTCAATAGTACAAGAAGAAAGACCACACAATCTGAAGTATACTCCTAAAAATGCATCTGCAAAAGCGATTAGGATGGAAGCAGGATTCAAAATATAAGGCAAGACTGAAAGAAGGAATTCGTATATGGCTATTAGGGTTGCGAGGTAGAAGGAGAGGACATGATAGAACTTCGTGTACGCCATGAGAATTGAGAATGAATGAGTACTGTTGTGCTAGATGGCTTTGCTTGTTGGTTACTTAAATTGGAGTGTGCAATCCTTCAAGCCTTCACTACATAAGACGTACAAAAGACAGAGACATGCCCAACTTGTGAAATGAGGATAATGGTGTGACCCATTTTGCATTCTTATCTTGGGATGATGAAACCAATCTTCTTGCCAACCCAAAATGATGAAAAAGAGATGCAGCAGAGCAAATGTTTTCGTAACTGTGAGCAGCACTATTGTAAATTGGGCAACGCAGTTTGCGCTCCTTCACTAATCTCTCCTGCACTGTTGGAAGAATTTGTTCCTGCAAAAGtgcttatgcagagcaagaataGCACCCAATTATTGAACTTttctataatattttttgggaaCTAAAATCTGCACTCCAGGAATTGCAATCCACACTCCCTTAGAATATTTTAATAATATCTTCTCTTAACTCTCTTCTTACTTCCTGAAATACCCTCATATttattgttatatttattttttgttttttttatctctttcttctccaaaaccacgacagagagaaagaagattTAAATCTTCTGGCCTTCCTAACTGATCTTTCTTCTtaaagacttcatctttctaTTTCTCTTGCTTCCAATTCAAATCCCTTTTGATTCTTCTTCACCTTTATCACTATATTGCTCTCCAGCTTGATGGGTTCTCTCTAATTCCAACTCTTCTGGGTCTTTGTGGAGCTACTGAACTTTTGGCTTAAGGGGGTTCAAAGGTTTTGATTTTAAATGAAGCCTTTTGAAAAGAATGAAGCTGATTTGGAAGATGGAAAGTTGGACAAAGACAGAGATAAAACACTGTGAAGTAATAAGGTGGTCAAAATACAAAACCAGTCCCTGTTGTCTGGTCTTGCATATTGCATATCTTCCTGCAGCATGATACTAGTTAACAAATTCGTGCTTTCTAGCTATGATTTTAATGCTAAAATTTGTTTGATGCTGTACCAGAACCTCTTCTCAGTTATTATTGTGTCTGCATTGAGTTTGCTTGGAATAATATCAACGGAACCACGACAGAGAGAAACTCGAGTCCCCATCGACTTGAGGAACCATTACCAGAATCGAAACCCCAATCGGCTCCAAGCTTAATCAACCTAGACTTTATCCAATTGCACAAATAGCCCCCTTTTGGTTTTGACAACcctttttcattttcctcacGAACGTAGGCAGAAGAATAAGAAGTAGTGGCGTCAGCGGCACCGTGGCTGGCTCAATCGAAGCTTCCCGGTAGGGAATCCAAGCTGCACTCGCCGATCAGCGTGGACTTGAAGCCCTGGGCTCTGGGATTGGTCCAAAATGGAGTCTTTGGGGGTGAAGCAAAGCGGAGGAGGAATGTTTTCAGAGAAATTGGGAGGTCTGGAgaacgaagagagagaaaaaagattttttttttaaaaagtaacAGAATAAGTCTGAGGGCATTTCAGGAAGTTTGAAGAGAGTTGAGAGAAAATAATATTAAAATATTCAAAGGGAGTGTGGATTTCAATTCTTGGAGTGCATATTTCAGTTTCCTATTTTTCCGATTAAACGTATTCTATTAAAGACGGAAGATAATGATTGGTTAAACTTAAATACTATCGTCTCTAAAGTTCCACAAGCTTTGATACTCCTCTCACTTAGAAAAGTATTTAGTACCATGAATGATTGATTATAACACGCCAAATtaagcatttttctttttattatcattttttttatcaagcaCTCATAAACATTTGatataattataaaaataaaagcacTCAAGCAAAAATattgtctgattcaatttttgtagtagtgtttgGATCTATTCAAGGTTTATAGAACATACCTAATGAGAAAATTAGTATAGTAGTTACTATACTTTGTAAATTTCTTTTTAGTTGACTCTCCTTAGATCGGATCTTAATTAGTATACATATTGTAATAGTGTATTTTATTTACTAATATATAGCTTTTGGTGCTTTTAAGAATGcttgtgatatttttttttttgcatggtTTCAACATTTAACGACACTGGAAAAGAGTCCTCTTTTCCCTACTAGGACACTTAAACTGTGTCCTTAAAAGTCCAAATCAAGTGTCCTCGTATACAATAGAGGACACATTTTTCTTGATATGAGAACACATTTTATGTGTCCTCTATTGTATACAAGGACACTTGATTTGGACTTTTAAGGACACAATTTAAGTGTCCTAGTAGGGAAAAGAGGACTCTTTTCCAGTGTCCTTGTATATGACTTACAATGACTGCTGGATAGAGGACACTTTTCCAGTGTCCTTATATgtagtttttgtagtagtgatagtTCGGTTTAGAGGCACTAACCTCTAACCAAACCGATTGTACTTACACATTAGCTATGTTGAGGTTAGCCCAAGTTTGCTGCCAAAGGCGCTAGCGCGGTCGTAGGTGTGACCTCCTGGAACAACACCATGAGGGCTATCGCCTGAGCTCAAACAGGATCACTTTTGACGGGATCGACttgctgaagcatcagaaggCACAAACTGATGCATATCAGTCCTAGTTCACTCTCCTCTTCACCTATAAATCGTCCATGTCCATTCCTCTCTATTCATTCATTATGCATTAATTACTCGTCTAACATTACGctgtcaatataaatacattgactgacttagacATCAGAGTAGCGAAGACCCCAACCCAGGTCTCCCACTTGACgccctttatattttatttgacaaGTGACGCTAGCATTGTTCATCCTCTTCTAACTCCCCAGACTTGGGCCAACATTATCAAGGTCTTCCTATCGCCAGAACTTGATCATTAACACCGATGGCTTcggttttctatttttcaaaatcggaacaaaaaagaaaaagaaaatcgaTCTCGTTGGTTAACCTTCACTTCGGTTCGGTTTCGGTTAACACTACTataaaaagttaatcacacaacggaatagAAATCacctgttgtgtgtttaagtaaattttattgtacaacggtattggtgatgttctgttgtgtgaatgtcaacaaagtgataacttttttcttGGAACCACCttgcacaacacaattaagtATTGTCCGTTGTCTAAGTCTTCTAAAATTTAACGGCAGCTTTCCCTCCACTCTAAAGTCTTTGTTGCCTATTGAAACACTAAAATTAGATGACTAGGTACAACGATATAAGATTTTTATGTTGtatgattgaaaaactaagcaccaaattttgaggaagcttgcttgaatgtcttctacAAGGTATACCTAGTGCAAGCTATAAagattgtacaacagttttaagattttctgttgtgtgaacttggAACATAGGCATCaatattttgagccaaaatgctatggcgccatgtttccctccatgactccacattttgattttatgtgGTGCACTCATACAACGGTTAGtgagatttctgttgtgtgagtgacTTAGGAATTTTTTGCGAGGTTTAATGCATAGATTGTGTCCAAAAGagagtaaaaaataaaataaaaataaaaacaaagcctTCCTCTCAACACTCAACACTCAGCTCTCCTGACTctcggctctctctctctccaccataAACGAAATCTCAGTCCTAAATCTTTTACAAACCCTCTCTCACACTCTGTTGCGCCCGATTTGGGTCTATCTCACTTGACAAAAGGTTTgtgattggttttttttttttggtaagcaaGGGGTCAAAAAGAcccagaaaaacaaaacagactAAAGAAACAAGCTATCTTGGCCTATTATCAGGCCTAACAGAGATTCGTCGTTGCCGAGTAACGCCATCAAGATCATCAAGATAAGCAAGAGAGGCATGGATAGGAGGGCTATCAAACTCGATTATCCCATAAGCATGATTGATGCTCTGCTTAGCAAGGCAGTCCGCAACCATGTTACATTCTCTGTTGATGAGCTcgaaatgagttctcaaaattaaccctgttgacagttgttagtatatagcaagtagggatcgttctatccggggattgagggtgctcctgtcatttatacataaaaaaaaatattaattatagaaATACAATATCTActaaaattacaaagaattaagaGGGGATTTCGAAAgtttgtgtctaaatctaactactaaatattatacaagtcatcaaacaaatctgaatcaaagtagaagtagataaatggaggaagtagagatataattaaca is a window from the Rosa chinensis cultivar Old Blush chromosome 2, RchiOBHm-V2, whole genome shotgun sequence genome containing:
- the LOC112184281 gene encoding uncharacterized protein LOC112184281 isoform X2; translation: MAYTKFYHVLSFYLATLIAIYEFLLSVLPYILNPASILIAFADAFLGVYFRLCGLSSCTIELDEQTTMHFWACNPRRSDKPDLLMLHGYGGNSKWQFMHQVGSLSRTFNLYVPDLLFFGKSYTKMSDRTEVFQAKCVAEGLRRLGVDRFGVYSISYGGFVAYWLAEMYPQAVERLVIVSCGIGMTEEQKKDQLNKIGRNALKLLVPESAHDLRGLVNLSVHKPSPVRWLPDVFIRGFIHVTYERNRKQKLEMAEHLLREKADLNLPILTQDVVFPVNLAYELQRYLGPKSNVEIIKDTGHAVNMDAPISLNTLITSFVLGYYQCDRIELSK
- the LOC112184281 gene encoding lipase 1 isoform X1, which translates into the protein MAYTKFYHVLSFYLATLIAIYEFLLSVLPYILNPASILIAFADAFLGVYFRLCGLSSCTIELDEQTTMHFWACNPRRSDKPDLLMLHGYGGNSKWQFMHQVGSLSRTFNLYVPDLLFFGKSYTKMSDRTEVFQAKCVAEGLRRLGVDRFGVYSISYGGFVAYWLAEMYPQAVERLVIVSCGIGMTEEQKKDQLNKIGRNALKLLVPESAHDLRGLVNLSVHKPSPVRWLPDVFIRGFIHVTYERNRKQKLEMAEHLLREKADLNLPILTQETLIIWGDKDVVFPVNLAYELQRYLGPKSNVEIIKDTGHAVNMDAPISLNTLITSFVLGYYQCDRIELSK